A stretch of the Bacillus licheniformis DSM 13 = ATCC 14580 genome encodes the following:
- the nasC gene encoding assimilatory nitrate reductase catalytic subunit NasC, whose translation MTERLLKYFRTKQKEVQSEKTYDTQCPFCSMQCKMQLIEQTIVTRKKYTAVGKDNPTTKGRLCMKGMNAHQHAFHSERITHPLIKKNGEFVRVSWEEALQYIKEQVTAIQHEDGRDALSVYGSASITNEEAYLLGKFARVALKTKHIDYNGRLCMSAAATAANQTFGMDRGLTNALSEIPHARVIILAGTNIAECQPTIMPYFEEAKQNRAYIIVIDPRETATAKIADLHLKIKPGTDAALANGMLKIIIEEQLTDGAFIRDRAEGFEEVKRHVASLSLEDISAKTGIQIEQIKKAAVKFAREETGMLFTARGVEQQTDGTAAVRNLLNILISTGKIGKYACGYGAVTGQGNGQGAREHGQKADQLPGYRSIENEADRAYIADVWGIKAEDLPGKGVSAYEMMKKVHEGEITGMFLMCSNPVVSSPTAGFVKSALGKLKFFAAVDLFLSETAILADVVLPASSYLEDEGTMTNLEGRVTLREASKPCPGEARHDWQIICDIAKALGKGRYFSYRSAEDVFNELRKASRGGIADYSGITYERLRKEGGILWPCPEEGHPGTQRLFESSFSHPDKKARMCVVPNEPKVKKDVPTEEYPLILTTGRVMSHYLTGVQTRRSAALKARHFESFMEIHPKTAEKYNIGDRVLVRVESKRGSIIVRSKWSEAIRPDTVFVPIHWADSQNVNDLIAETLDPSCSMPGFKVCSVKIRPSVDNFVNKLS comes from the coding sequence ATGACAGAACGATTGCTAAAGTACTTTCGCACAAAGCAAAAAGAAGTGCAATCCGAAAAAACGTATGACACCCAATGTCCATTTTGCAGCATGCAGTGCAAAATGCAGCTCATTGAACAGACGATTGTGACAAGAAAAAAATACACGGCGGTCGGAAAAGACAATCCGACGACAAAGGGGCGGCTGTGCATGAAAGGGATGAACGCCCATCAGCACGCGTTTCATTCAGAGAGAATCACCCATCCGCTGATCAAAAAAAACGGCGAATTTGTCCGTGTATCATGGGAAGAAGCGCTTCAGTACATCAAAGAACAAGTAACAGCGATCCAGCATGAAGACGGCCGCGATGCTTTGAGTGTATACGGCAGCGCGTCCATTACAAACGAAGAAGCGTACCTGCTCGGGAAGTTCGCCCGCGTCGCCTTGAAGACGAAGCATATTGACTACAACGGCAGGCTTTGCATGTCGGCGGCCGCAACAGCTGCAAATCAAACCTTCGGAATGGACCGGGGACTGACAAATGCCCTTTCCGAGATCCCCCATGCAAGGGTCATCATCCTCGCAGGTACGAATATCGCCGAGTGCCAGCCGACGATCATGCCGTATTTTGAAGAAGCGAAGCAAAACAGGGCGTACATCATCGTCATTGATCCCCGCGAAACGGCAACGGCCAAGATCGCCGACCTGCATTTGAAAATCAAGCCGGGAACAGACGCCGCGCTCGCAAACGGAATGCTGAAAATCATCATTGAAGAACAGCTGACAGACGGAGCTTTTATCAGAGATAGAGCTGAAGGGTTTGAAGAGGTCAAGCGCCATGTAGCATCTTTATCGCTTGAAGACATTTCGGCCAAAACCGGGATACAAATCGAGCAGATCAAAAAAGCCGCGGTAAAATTCGCCCGCGAGGAGACGGGAATGCTGTTCACGGCAAGAGGGGTTGAACAGCAGACTGACGGAACGGCTGCTGTAAGAAATTTACTGAATATTCTAATATCAACGGGGAAAATCGGCAAATATGCTTGCGGCTACGGCGCCGTCACCGGGCAAGGAAACGGGCAGGGGGCGCGGGAGCACGGGCAGAAAGCAGACCAGCTGCCAGGTTACCGTTCGATTGAAAATGAAGCCGACCGCGCCTATATTGCGGATGTTTGGGGCATAAAAGCTGAAGATCTTCCGGGAAAAGGCGTATCCGCTTATGAAATGATGAAGAAAGTTCATGAAGGCGAAATTACAGGAATGTTTTTAATGTGTTCAAACCCTGTTGTATCCAGCCCGACCGCCGGCTTTGTCAAATCCGCTTTGGGTAAATTAAAGTTTTTTGCCGCCGTTGATTTGTTTCTTTCTGAAACGGCAATACTCGCGGATGTCGTTCTCCCAGCATCATCCTATCTCGAGGACGAAGGAACGATGACCAATCTGGAAGGCAGAGTGACATTAAGGGAAGCCTCAAAGCCGTGTCCCGGTGAAGCGAGGCATGACTGGCAAATTATTTGCGATATCGCTAAAGCGCTTGGAAAAGGCCGCTATTTTTCATATCGATCGGCAGAGGATGTTTTTAATGAATTGAGAAAAGCGAGCCGCGGCGGAATTGCCGACTATTCGGGCATCACCTATGAACGTCTGAGAAAGGAAGGCGGCATTTTATGGCCCTGTCCAGAAGAGGGGCACCCTGGAACACAGCGCCTGTTTGAATCATCCTTCTCCCACCCGGACAAAAAAGCAAGAATGTGCGTCGTCCCGAACGAACCAAAGGTCAAAAAAGATGTACCGACTGAGGAGTATCCCCTTATTCTGACGACCGGAAGGGTGATGTCTCACTATTTAACCGGGGTACAGACGAGAAGGAGCGCTGCGCTCAAGGCGAGACACTTTGAATCATTTATGGAAATCCATCCGAAAACGGCGGAAAAGTACAATATTGGCGACCGGGTGCTGGTCAGGGTGGAATCAAAAAGAGGCAGCATCATCGTCAGGAGCAAATGGTCGGAAGCCATCAGGCCGGATACCGTTTTTGTACCGATACATTGGGCGGATTCGCAAAATGTGAACGATTTGATAGCGGAAACGCTCGATCCGTCCTGCAGCATGCCGGGATTTAAGGTTTGCTCCGTGAAAATTCGTCCGTCAGTTGACAATTTTGTGAATAAATTGTCATAA